The Crocinitomicaceae bacterium genome includes a region encoding these proteins:
- a CDS encoding carboxymuconolactone decarboxylase family protein, which produces MKTYYNPEDLKKFGQIGEFEPGLAKKFFDYYGEVFKDGALTAREKSLIALAVAHAVQCPYCIDAYTTDTLEKGCDSAQMMEAVHVAAAIRGGASLVHGVQMMNKYKDVSM; this is translated from the coding sequence ATGAAAACCTATTACAATCCTGAAGACCTAAAAAAGTTTGGACAAATTGGGGAATTTGAGCCCGGTCTGGCAAAAAAATTCTTTGATTATTATGGTGAAGTTTTTAAAGACGGCGCCTTGACAGCTCGTGAAAAATCGCTCATTGCGCTGGCGGTTGCACATGCGGTTCAGTGTCCATATTGCATTGACGCATATACAACAGATACGCTTGAAAAAGGCTGTGATTCTGCTCAGATGATGGAAGCAGTTCATGTTGCTGCTGCTATTCGCGGTGGAGCTTCACTGGTTCATGGTGTGCAAATGATGAATAAATATAAAGATGTTTCAATGTAA
- a CDS encoding methylated-DNA--[protein]-cysteine S-methyltransferase, translating into MLKLVHTKAESPIGQLDIVASERGIVIALFEDSEQTTKEISRLIKKLKAELIIGENRHTLEFKKQLREYFSGARQRFSVPLQLIGTAFQNEVWTITRAIPYGKQVSYKAQTLKFRDIKSVRAVGRANGLNKIMIAIPCHRVVASDGKLSGYAGGIDRKRFLLNLERQALGERDLFSE; encoded by the coding sequence ATGTTGAAACTGGTTCATACAAAAGCAGAAAGTCCAATTGGTCAGCTTGATATTGTGGCTTCAGAGCGTGGCATTGTAATAGCACTTTTTGAAGATTCAGAACAAACAACAAAAGAAATTTCACGCCTGATAAAAAAATTAAAAGCAGAATTAATCATTGGAGAAAATCGTCATACTCTTGAATTTAAAAAACAGTTGCGCGAATATTTTTCCGGTGCCAGACAGCGTTTTTCTGTTCCGCTTCAATTAATTGGAACCGCTTTTCAAAATGAAGTATGGACTATTACCCGTGCAATACCTTATGGCAAACAGGTAAGTTACAAAGCTCAGACTTTGAAGTTCAGAGACATCAAATCAGTTCGCGCTGTGGGTAGGGCAAACGGACTCAATAAAATTATGATAGCAATTCCCTGTCACCGTGTAGTTGCGTCTGACGGAAAACTTTCAGGCTACGCAGGCGGTATTGACCGCAAAAGGTTTCTTCTCAACCTCGAAAGACAAGCGTTGGGTGAAAGGGATTTGTTTAGTGAGTAG
- a CDS encoding SpoIIE family protein phosphatase, with product MRRKFLRLSLVIAVLLVGHNLFAATEDSLIIADLIKKSNEIYYENPDSSYRLCCEAEKKSQYYGNTQFMGDIAHCKARYHLLVTDYDLSATEINFAIQIFEQQKNYPKLSRAYSLKSILLDRIGEPDASTNMLREAYFISKNHGDRDGEIGRLINLSLDFIERNYADSAYHYLLLLEALQSSMDERDRYFLEQNLGLYYHLTEDYTKAVYYFNRAWLVADQQKMTDSKATICARLAESYLALNMLNEAEKFALESYQIAVDNKLIFEEEDAVIQLVKVYEAQENYQRAFDFRGRLIEVEERINKIEKVQQLKEDEYKLSLTVKEKELAEKENVINAEKLKSAEAKNQNMLLYFVLVLVVLILVFTVYIYLQTSKLNKAIALSKTILEQRNKEIMDSIHYAKQIQDAILPPVRYVSEILPDNFIFYRPKDVVAGDFYWIEQTADKIYFAVADCTGHGVPGAMVSVICHNALNRSLKEFGFSKPSEILEKTSELVVETFVKSDREVKDGMDIALCAFDKNNFTLQFAGANNPVWIMKSIHSENLGTVSPKNLLASEDKVLIEIRGNRQPIGYFEKKQVFLNQTVQLEKGDVIYLSSDGYFDQFGGDKGKKIKSKNFKEKLLNIQNFTMKEQQEMIISLFDTWKGDFEQVDDICVMGVRV from the coding sequence ATGCGCAGAAAATTTCTTCGGTTATCGTTAGTTATTGCAGTCCTTCTAGTCGGGCATAATCTTTTTGCTGCCACTGAAGATTCTTTGATCATTGCTGATTTGATTAAAAAAAGTAATGAGATCTATTATGAAAATCCTGATAGCTCATACAGGCTTTGTTGTGAAGCAGAAAAAAAATCGCAGTATTATGGCAATACGCAATTCATGGGAGATATTGCTCATTGCAAGGCCCGTTATCATTTGCTGGTTACTGATTATGATTTGTCGGCAACTGAAATAAATTTTGCGATTCAAATTTTTGAACAGCAAAAAAATTATCCTAAACTATCTAGGGCTTATTCGCTAAAAAGTATTTTGCTTGATCGTATCGGAGAACCTGATGCATCAACAAATATGTTGCGTGAAGCGTATTTTATCAGTAAAAACCACGGTGACCGTGATGGTGAGATTGGTAGGTTGATTAATCTTTCACTTGATTTTATTGAGAGGAATTATGCAGATTCAGCGTATCATTATCTCTTGTTGTTGGAAGCACTGCAATCATCCATGGATGAGCGTGACCGATATTTTCTTGAACAAAATCTTGGACTTTATTATCATTTGACTGAAGATTATACGAAAGCTGTTTATTATTTCAACCGCGCTTGGTTGGTGGCTGATCAGCAAAAAATGACGGACAGCAAAGCAACCATTTGTGCTCGTCTGGCAGAATCTTATCTTGCTTTAAATATGCTTAATGAGGCGGAGAAATTTGCTTTGGAAAGTTATCAGATTGCAGTAGATAATAAACTCATTTTTGAAGAAGAAGATGCAGTAATTCAATTGGTAAAAGTATATGAAGCGCAAGAAAATTATCAACGTGCTTTTGATTTCAGAGGCAGACTAATTGAGGTTGAAGAGCGCATCAATAAAATTGAGAAGGTTCAGCAACTCAAAGAAGATGAATATAAATTGAGTCTTACAGTAAAAGAAAAAGAGTTGGCTGAAAAAGAAAATGTGATTAATGCAGAAAAGTTGAAATCAGCAGAAGCAAAAAATCAGAATATGCTGCTATACTTTGTGCTTGTTTTGGTTGTATTAATCTTGGTTTTCACCGTTTATATTTATTTGCAGACATCAAAATTGAACAAGGCAATTGCACTGAGTAAGACCATTCTTGAGCAAAGGAACAAAGAGATAATGGACTCAATTCATTACGCAAAACAAATACAAGATGCCATTTTGCCACCGGTGCGTTATGTTTCTGAAATTTTGCCTGATAATTTTATTTTTTATCGTCCGAAAGATGTTGTTGCCGGAGATTTTTATTGGATAGAACAAACCGCTGATAAAATATACTTTGCTGTTGCAGATTGCACCGGACATGGTGTACCCGGTGCTATGGTCAGCGTGATTTGTCATAATGCACTCAATCGTTCTTTGAAAGAGTTTGGATTTTCAAAACCATCTGAAATACTTGAAAAAACATCTGAACTTGTGGTAGAAACTTTTGTAAAAAGTGATCGTGAAGTAAAAGATGGGATGGATATTGCATTGTGTGCATTTGACAAAAACAATTTTACTTTACAATTTGCGGGTGCCAACAATCCGGTTTGGATTATGAAGTCAATACACTCTGAAAATTTAGGCACGGTGTCTCCAAAAAATTTACTTGCGTCTGAAGACAAAGTATTGATAGAGATACGTGGTAACCGGCAGCCAATTGGTTACTTTGAGAAAAAACAAGTGTTCCTGAATCAAACGGTTCAACTTGAAAAAGGCGATGTAATATATCTTTCAAGTGATGGATACTTTGATCAGTTTGGCGGTGACAAAGGCAAAAAAATCAAGAGTAAAAATTTCAAAGAAAAACTATTGAACATTCAAAATTTCACCATGAAAGAGCAGCAAGAAATGATTATATCTCTCTTTGATACTTGGAAAGGTGATTTTGAACAAGTAGATGATATTTGTGTGATGGGTGTGAGGGTGTAA
- a CDS encoding methylmalonyl-CoA mutase family protein encodes MEQVQPYKPKHNVRVVTAASLFDGHDAAINIMRRIIQSTGCEVIHLGHDRSVEEVVDCAIQEDAQAIAMTSYQGGHTEYLKYMYDLLKQKGAGHIKIFAGGGGTILPSEIKELQDYGITRIYHPDDGRALGLQGMINDLVQKSDFPVGDQLNGEVNHLAEKNMLSIARLISAAENFPDKAKAELDKIKSLAEKSKTPVLGITGTGGAGKSSLVDELVRRFLLDFPDKNIAIVSVDPSKRKTGGALLGDRIRMNAIRNKRVYMRSLATRQSNLALSKYVAEAIQILKAANYDLIILETSGIGQSDTEILDHSHASLYVMTPEFGAATQLEKIDMLDFADIVALNKFDKRGALDALRDVKKQYKRNHNLWDAKDEDIPVFGTIASQFNDPGMNTLYKAVMQKIAEKTGTPLNSAFAISKEMSEKVFVIPPSRTRYLSEISENNRNYDSWVKQQVDVADQLHGLQKSIETLRNSKLDDKDRLIKALQESFETIKMNLDPKNWKIIEAWNEKVARYKSPVYKYIVRDKEICIETHTESLSHLKIPKVILPKYKGWGDILNWSLQENVPGEFPFTAGLFPFKREGEDPTRMFAGEGGPERTNKRFHYVSLGMPAKRLSTAFDSVTLYGNDPDLRPDIYGKIGNSGVSICCLDDAKKLYSGFHLTDPKTSVSMTINGPAPVMLSYFMNAAIDQECELYIRQHKLEKQVEDKYKELYDSKGLVRPAYQGELPEGNNGLGLMLLGLTGDQVLPADIYATIKAETLKKVRGTVQADILKEDQAQNTCIFSTEFALRLMGDVQEYFITNGVRNFYSVSISGYHIAEAGANPISQLAFTLANGFTYVEYYLSRGMDINKFGPNLSFFFSNGIDPEYAVIGRVARRIWAKAMAKKYGADERTQMLKYHIQTSGRSLHAQEIDFNDIRTTLQALYAIYDNCNSLHTNAYDEAITTPTEESVRRAMAIQLIINRELGLAKNENPMQGSFIIEELTDLVEEAVLSEFDRITERGGVLGAMETMYQRSKIQEESLYYETLKHTGEFPIIGVNTFLSSKGSPTIIPAEVIRATEEEKKYQIEMLNNLHKAKADKAKQAVELIQHAAIQNKNIFNEMMEAAKHCSLGQLTSAMFEVGGQYRRNM; translated from the coding sequence ATGGAACAAGTACAACCTTACAAACCAAAACATAACGTCAGAGTAGTTACTGCTGCATCACTTTTTGATGGGCATGATGCCGCCATCAATATCATGCGTCGCATTATTCAGTCAACCGGTTGTGAAGTGATTCACCTGGGGCATGATCGCAGTGTGGAAGAGGTGGTGGATTGCGCCATTCAAGAAGATGCACAGGCAATTGCCATGACATCTTACCAAGGTGGGCATACAGAATATTTGAAATACATGTATGATTTACTCAAACAAAAAGGAGCGGGTCACATTAAAATATTTGCTGGAGGCGGTGGAACCATTCTTCCGTCTGAAATAAAAGAATTACAAGATTACGGCATTACACGTATTTATCACCCAGATGATGGTCGTGCGTTGGGCTTGCAGGGTATGATCAATGATCTGGTTCAAAAATCTGATTTTCCGGTGGGTGATCAACTGAATGGTGAAGTCAATCATCTGGCTGAAAAAAATATGTTGAGCATTGCCCGATTGATTTCTGCTGCAGAAAATTTTCCGGATAAAGCAAAAGCTGAATTAGATAAAATTAAATCACTTGCTGAAAAATCCAAAACTCCGGTGCTGGGTATTACCGGTACAGGTGGCGCGGGAAAATCGTCTTTAGTTGATGAACTTGTACGCAGGTTTCTTCTTGATTTCCCGGATAAAAATATTGCCATTGTTTCGGTTGATCCTTCTAAAAGAAAAACCGGGGGTGCTTTGTTGGGTGATCGTATTCGCATGAATGCAATACGCAACAAACGTGTTTATATGCGTTCTCTTGCAACGCGTCAAAGTAATCTTGCCTTGTCAAAATATGTAGCTGAGGCTATTCAGATTCTCAAAGCAGCTAATTATGATTTGATCATTCTTGAAACTTCAGGAATTGGGCAAAGCGACACGGAGATACTTGATCATTCACATGCATCTCTCTACGTAATGACACCTGAATTTGGTGCAGCAACGCAACTTGAAAAAATTGACATGCTAGATTTTGCAGACATTGTTGCGCTCAATAAATTTGACAAACGCGGTGCGCTGGATGCTTTACGTGATGTGAAAAAACAATACAAGAGAAATCATAATTTGTGGGATGCAAAAGATGAAGATATTCCGGTTTTTGGAACCATTGCATCACAATTCAATGATCCGGGAATGAATACATTGTACAAAGCGGTGATGCAGAAGATAGCTGAAAAAACAGGTACTCCTCTGAACTCAGCTTTTGCAATCAGTAAAGAAATGTCTGAAAAAGTTTTTGTGATTCCGCCTTCACGTACACGGTATCTTTCAGAAATTTCAGAGAACAACCGCAACTATGACAGTTGGGTAAAACAACAGGTTGACGTAGCAGATCAATTACATGGTTTACAAAAATCAATTGAAACGTTGCGCAATTCAAAATTGGATGATAAAGACAGACTTATTAAAGCATTGCAAGAAAGTTTTGAAACCATCAAAATGAATCTTGATCCAAAAAACTGGAAAATAATTGAAGCGTGGAATGAAAAAGTAGCACGCTATAAATCACCCGTATATAAATACATTGTTCGTGACAAAGAAATTTGCATTGAAACACATACTGAATCATTGTCACATTTAAAAATTCCTAAAGTCATTCTACCTAAGTACAAAGGTTGGGGAGATATTTTAAATTGGTCGTTGCAAGAAAATGTTCCGGGTGAATTTCCATTTACTGCGGGCTTGTTTCCATTCAAGCGTGAGGGAGAAGATCCAACCAGAATGTTTGCCGGAGAAGGTGGACCTGAAAGAACAAACAAGCGTTTTCACTACGTGAGTTTGGGTATGCCCGCCAAACGTTTATCTACTGCATTTGATTCAGTGACTTTGTATGGAAATGATCCGGATTTGCGACCTGATATTTACGGAAAAATTGGAAATTCAGGCGTATCAATCTGTTGTCTTGATGACGCTAAAAAATTGTACTCAGGTTTTCATCTTACTGATCCTAAAACGTCTGTGAGTATGACTATTAACGGACCTGCTCCGGTAATGTTAAGTTACTTTATGAATGCCGCAATTGATCAGGAATGTGAATTATATATTCGTCAACATAAGCTAGAAAAACAGGTTGAAGACAAATACAAAGAACTTTACGATTCAAAAGGATTAGTGCGTCCTGCGTATCAAGGCGAGTTGCCTGAGGGGAATAATGGATTAGGTTTGATGTTACTTGGTTTAACAGGTGATCAAGTTTTGCCGGCAGATATCTATGCAACAATCAAAGCAGAAACACTAAAAAAAGTTAGAGGAACCGTTCAGGCAGATATTCTCAAAGAAGATCAGGCGCAGAATACTTGTATTTTTTCGACAGAATTTGCCTTACGTTTAATGGGAGATGTGCAAGAATATTTTATTACAAATGGTGTACGCAATTTTTATTCAGTTTCCATTTCAGGATATCATATTGCAGAGGCGGGCGCAAATCCAATTTCACAGTTGGCATTCACTCTGGCGAATGGATTCACCTATGTAGAATATTATTTGAGTAGAGGAATGGATATCAATAAATTTGGGCCTAATCTTTCATTCTTTTTCTCCAACGGAATTGATCCTGAGTATGCGGTGATTGGACGTGTTGCTCGCCGAATTTGGGCAAAAGCCATGGCAAAAAAATACGGTGCTGATGAACGCACACAAATGTTGAAATACCACATTCAAACGTCAGGTCGTTCATTGCACGCGCAGGAAATTGATTTCAATGATATCCGCACAACCCTGCAGGCCTTGTATGCAATTTATGATAATTGCAATTCTCTTCATACCAACGCGTATGATGAAGCCATCACAACACCTACAGAAGAATCAGTGCGAAGGGCAATGGCTATTCAATTAATCATTAACCGTGAGTTAGGCTTAGCAAAAAATGAAAATCCAATGCAGGGTTCATTCATCATTGAAGAGTTGACAGATTTGGTTGAAGAAGCAGTGCTTTCTGAATTTGATCGTATTACAGAGCGAGGAGGTGTATTAGGGGCAATGGAAACTATGTATCAGCGCAGCAAAATTCAAGAAGAATCATTGTACTATGAAACGCTGAAACACACCGGAGAATTTCCTATCATTGGAGTTAATACTTTTTTGAGTTCAAAAGGTTCGCCTACCATTATTCCTGCTGAAGTAATTCGCGCAACAGAAGAAGAGAAAAAATACCAGATTGAAATGCTGAATAATTTGCACAAAGCTAAAGCCGATAAAGCGAAACAAGCTGTGGAACTTATACAGCATGCGGCCATTCAGAATAAAAATATTTTTAATGAAATGATGGAAGCAGCAAAACATTGCTCACTGGGACAACTCACATCAGCCATGTTTGAAGTTGGCGGACAATATAGACGAAATATGTAA
- a CDS encoding HutD family protein, which translates to MEIIFASELETAEWSGGTTTQLFIWPRNSSYKQLNFDFRISTATIEVQTSKFTQLPGVKRTLMVLEGSLELQHKGHHQTILERFEKDEFSGDWETVSGGMAEDFNLMVLNPSMKGFVRHMQVSKKSKITFTATAHHFIYIYRGTVLLNDSTTLSRGDCIYFNGQDEINLSGVSNAVFIYVVVE; encoded by the coding sequence ATGGAAATTATTTTTGCAAGTGAGCTTGAGACAGCAGAATGGTCAGGTGGAACAACAACTCAACTTTTTATTTGGCCAAGAAATAGTTCGTATAAGCAACTCAATTTTGATTTCAGAATTTCAACGGCAACCATTGAAGTGCAAACATCGAAGTTTACACAACTGCCCGGAGTAAAAAGAACACTAATGGTGCTTGAAGGATCTTTAGAATTGCAACATAAAGGGCATCATCAAACAATACTTGAGCGATTTGAAAAAGATGAATTTTCAGGCGATTGGGAAACAGTGAGTGGAGGAATGGCTGAAGATTTTAATCTCATGGTGCTTAATCCAAGCATGAAAGGTTTTGTGAGGCACATGCAAGTGAGCAAAAAAAGCAAGATCACCTTTACGGCAACGGCACATCACTTTATTTATATCTATCGCGGTACCGTTTTACTCAATGATTCTACTACGCTAAGTAGAGGAGATTGTATTTATTTCAATGGTCAGGATGAAATTAATCTCAGTGGTGTGTCTAACGCCGTATTCATTTATGTAGTTGTTGAGTGA
- a CDS encoding permease: MELLLKILYTAFDLLLEMAPYLLLGFLFAGVLNVLVSASRLSNFVGSKKVVSSIRAALIGIPLPLCSCGVIPTGVSLFRSGASRGATTSFLISTPQTGVDSITLTWFAMGPAWAILRPLVALITGVAGGVTTDILVTEPLPISAEISTSKKKKTSAFIRVFKYAFVDFLADISRPLLAGIALAVAITLLLPPTVFTTYLDYPLLNMLIILLASVPLYVCATGSIPVAVALLASGVSPGAILVFLMAGPATNAATITVLWKTIGKKSTIIYLVTIVTFAIFFGLLIDYVLPANWFITDAIANHQHAHQHDDISWISLSSAILLSLFILFAEIKKIIPSKFISKSTSMSDQYIVEGMTCNHCKSSVEKAVCAIDGVSSANAIPAENKLIIEGKIDEKKLEETIDQLGYQFKGKMTS; this comes from the coding sequence ATGGAATTGTTGCTGAAGATACTATACACCGCCTTTGACCTTTTGCTGGAAATGGCACCGTATCTTTTGCTTGGATTTTTGTTTGCCGGTGTTTTAAATGTTCTGGTTAGTGCATCACGGTTGAGCAATTTTGTCGGTTCAAAAAAAGTTGTTTCATCCATTCGTGCTGCGCTTATTGGCATACCACTTCCTCTATGTTCTTGCGGTGTTATACCAACAGGTGTTTCTCTTTTCAGAAGCGGAGCAAGCAGAGGGGCTACTACTTCATTCTTGATTTCTACCCCACAAACAGGTGTTGATTCCATCACGTTAACTTGGTTTGCAATGGGTCCGGCATGGGCTATACTACGACCATTGGTTGCTTTGATTACAGGTGTTGCAGGAGGTGTGACCACAGATATTTTAGTCACTGAGCCCCTACCCATATCTGCAGAGATCAGCACTTCAAAAAAGAAAAAAACATCAGCTTTCATTCGTGTTTTCAAATATGCATTCGTTGATTTTCTGGCTGATATCTCAAGGCCATTATTAGCCGGAATTGCCCTTGCAGTTGCTATCACACTGCTTTTACCGCCAACTGTTTTCACCACATATCTTGACTATCCACTGCTCAATATGCTGATCATTTTGCTTGCCAGTGTTCCGTTGTATGTGTGTGCTACCGGTTCTATTCCGGTTGCTGTAGCATTGCTTGCTAGTGGTGTATCACCGGGTGCAATTCTGGTTTTTTTAATGGCTGGTCCGGCGACAAATGCTGCAACTATCACTGTTTTATGGAAAACTATTGGAAAAAAATCAACCATTATCTACCTTGTGACTATCGTTACGTTTGCTATATTTTTTGGTCTTTTGATAGATTATGTGTTGCCTGCTAATTGGTTTATTACAGATGCCATTGCAAATCATCAACACGCACATCAACACGACGATATCAGTTGGATTTCTCTAAGCTCGGCTATCTTGCTTAGCCTATTTATTTTGTTTGCAGAAATTAAAAAAATAATTCCATCAAAATTTATTTCAAAATCAACCAGTATGTCTGATCAATATATCGTAGAAGGAATGACTTGCAATCACTGTAAATCATCCGTTGAAAAAGCTGTGTGCGCAATAGATGGTGTATCTAGCGCTAACGCAATTCCCGCAGAAAACAAACTCATCATTGAAGGTAAAATTGATGAAAAAAAATTGGAAGAAACCATTGACCAGCTTGGCTATCAATTCAAAGGAAAAATGACTTCCTGA
- a CDS encoding SDR family NAD(P)-dependent oxidoreductase, which translates to MHKIIVVTGATSGFGEATAMRFAKEGHKLIITGRRADRLEKLKLKIEKEFHTQVIILNFDVRDQVAVKKAVASLPDEWRKIDVLVNNAGLASGLDPIQSGDTEDWEKMIDTNVKGLLYVSKEIMPLMVARKNGHIINIGSTAGKEVYANGNVYCASKYAVDAITKGMRIDLLPHGIKVTQIAPGAANTEFATVRFHGDKEKANAVYNGYQPMSAQDIAELIYYSTTLPAHLCINDLVVTSLAQANSFYFHKA; encoded by the coding sequence ATGCATAAAATAATAGTAGTTACCGGCGCGACGTCGGGATTTGGAGAAGCAACCGCGATGCGATTTGCAAAAGAAGGTCACAAACTGATCATTACCGGACGACGAGCTGATCGTCTTGAAAAGTTAAAGTTAAAAATTGAGAAAGAATTTCACACTCAGGTTATCATCCTGAATTTTGATGTGCGTGATCAGGTTGCCGTGAAAAAAGCAGTTGCATCTCTGCCTGATGAATGGAGGAAAATTGATGTGCTGGTTAATAATGCCGGCTTAGCCAGTGGTCTTGATCCAATTCAAAGTGGCGATACAGAAGATTGGGAAAAAATGATTGACACCAATGTGAAAGGTCTTCTTTATGTTTCAAAAGAAATTATGCCATTGATGGTTGCCAGAAAAAATGGACACATCATTAACATTGGTTCTACCGCAGGTAAAGAAGTGTATGCTAATGGCAATGTGTATTGTGCTTCAAAATACGCAGTAGACGCTATCACTAAAGGAATGCGCATTGATTTGTTGCCGCATGGAATTAAAGTGACTCAAATTGCACCGGGTGCAGCTAATACTGAGTTCGCTACAGTTCGTTTTCATGGTGATAAAGAGAAAGCAAACGCTGTTTATAATGGATATCAGCCTATGTCAGCACAAGACATCGCAGAACTGATTTATTATTCAACAACCCTACCTGCACATCTCTGCATCAATGATTTGGTTGTGACATCTCTGGCTCAGGCGAATAGTTTTTATTTTCATAAAGCCTGA